The genomic segment GTCTTTTTTGTATAAAAGATGTCTGAAGCCTTAGATTTCAGTATATTTATTAGttgtatttaaatgttctgATAAGGACCTATAAAAGCACTTTATTGCTTTACTTAATGTGTTAATGTTACACTTAATGTGTTAATGTTACTTGAGCTCTAGTGTTGCTGGTATTGATATTTTGATAATTATATGTTACAACGAGAAATGAAGCCTTGCGCTCTGTAGCGCTGGCCTTTTATATGCACACCTAGATTAATTTATATGTCTGCTTGTTTAATAatggatgtaaaaaaatgtttaaaaatgtacttaatttTTTATCACCCATCTATAAGTCTCCTCCGGCCACACAAATGACCAAAGAACCTGCCGACATGGAGGCTGACATCCGAGTGGACACCAACGGAGCTGAGCACCAAGAAGACCAGTCGAACactgaggaggagaagaagaagaagaagctgaacaAACGGGAGCGCAAAGAGGCCCGTCAGCAAAAGAATGGAAAAGCTCCCAAGAGAGATGAAAAAAGAACTGCAGAAGAACCAGAGAAAGGCCAGGcaggcaaacagaaaaagaaggatagcaagagaaaacacaaaggagATGAAGACCAGACTGAGAACGGCGTTGAAGAAGTTTCCaagaaaataaagagtaaataacattttattcctttaaatttaaatggtCTGCTCTCAAAGCATGCATGTCATAATTATGTTAAGTTGTTTGTATGTATATTTACTTcagattttatattaaatattgttcttttgCAGTTGATGACGCTGCAGAGTCAGAGGAAACTGAAGATCAAGCCATGTCTCAGGGTAACACGGCCTTAGATTCACTTAAAGTTCTGGCACATTTTGGCATCACACTTCAATGAATATGTGTGTGGCTTATTAATTACGTCGccaaagaaataagaaaatattttgtattaagATTCCAGCAGAGGTCAGTGTCGGCTCTTTGTTTTCCCCGAGGAAATGACCCTCACCACACCTAACTATGTTTCCGATCACCCACACAGGCAAATTCAACTGGAAGGGAAACATCAAGGCAGTGCTGAGAGAGTCACCTGACCAGGAGCTGTCAGTGAAAAGACTCAGAAAGAAGGTGAGAAAGAAAGCTGTCTGCATGGCACACGTATTCAACTTGACATCTGTCCTCTACCCTGAATGTGGCCATCTTTAAATACAAATCATAACTTAACATTGGGTAAGGAGTCTATTTTTCTGTCCTTTGCAGGTTTTGGCAGCCTACTACTCTTTCGCTGGTGACAGAAATTTCAAAACGGAAGATGAGCTGTTGGCACTTTTCAACAAAAAGGTCACCAAAAACCCCAAGTTTAGAGTTTTAAAAGACAGAGTGAAGCTTTTGAAGTAGACTCCTCCTTTAACAGCATGTTCTCCATGGATTTAAATGAACGTTATTATCGCTGTTCTCCTTGGTGGCTTTTTATACGAATGAACAATTTCGAAGATTAAATGGTTTTACGCAGTGAGCCTGGTCGTTGTAATCAATACACGCACGCTTGGAACACGCCAGTTCAgtttaatgtataaaatgacAGTTGCAACGGAAGGCTGCTAATGGCACCTTATCTGTGGGATTGGATGTTGCCGTGGGGAAGGGGGACAGGGTTAGAGACGCAGGGAGAGGTGCGCCTGAGCTGAATCCGACTCTCACATGGGACGAAGCTAATGCACATTCCTCCGCACTGCGAACGGGGTTCACTTGGCCGGAGACACAGAAGCTCCATAGAAGCAAGACGCCTGGTGTCAGCCTCAGGTGAAGTTTTAATGCTTTCTGATTTTCCACGACTAGAATAAGCAGAAAAAGAAGGACACACACACTTACAGAGAATGAGTAAACCTGCCCAGCTTTATGAAGCTCCTCTAATCCCAGAAGGTTTAACACTGACGCTCATTCATCACGCTACTTACCTGTAACACTATATGGCATACTCTGGGTTTTACTTGAGCTGTTACTCAAGTTTGCTagtattaaaattgttttctcaTTCAGCCTGCGTCAGTTGGATTTAAGTCTTGTATTTTGATCCAGACCACACAGGATACTGAATTAATCACATCTATGCTGTTTTGAAGGCATGgggttgttttaaaaacaacccCATGCCTTCAGTTTAAATATCTTCTCATAAAACTCCAGGAACTTGTCATAAGTTGCTAGGGTCAGAAGGTCCTAGCAATCTAATGATGAGCACTATTCTAGTTGTTGATCAACTAGAATAATGTTCTTGTTATAAGATTAACTACCTGACCACAAAGGTGGTCAGTTATAACTGTTtttcagctaaaataaaactgaaccaGAAAGTACTCGCTATTTATCAGTGTGTACGCTTTAATTTCTCCCTTCAGAGAGTTCAGAAGTAGGACAACCGTGTCAGATTCTTGCTCTATGTAAAGGTATACAGTGAACTTAAGATGAGGTGTGGCACATAGCCAGCTACTATGTATTCTGTAAAGTTAATTACTgaaggaaggaaaataacataaaaaaaaaaaatcttaattttctgtttgacaCAAGATAGTCAGATAGGCTGATTCTTTATAGATAAGATGCACGGTAGCCTTTGTTTACATGCTGCAGAGAACATATAAAGTAAAcctttttcttggaaaaaaatgatCCTGCATGAAATTAATCACATCTTTGGtctttgttgttaaaaatagCTCAAGTTCAGTCGATTGGATAGTTATGGCAAGTTAAGAGAGACTTCTGGTGTATCCCATCAGTTGAAAGGTGGTCAAGttaattttctttagaaagCTAAGTTGTAATTATGAAATGCAAAGTTCAAATTTTGTTGCATCTCAGAATTATGAGATGCTAAATTATAAggtatcaaagacaaaaaaaatagaagctaGCTTACTAAAATCTGTACTTTATCTTAGAAAATGAATGATTGTCACACTTATGAATATGTTAACTGTATTCAATAAGGTATTCTGTTTTCAAAGTACAGAGGCATTGTGTACAATAATTTGGTCATGTCTTTTTATGGTCATTActtatttacaatttaaaaaaaaaaaaaactacaactgtCCTCGTTCTTACGTCATTGGCAAGCGACGCTGCGTCCCAACAGGAAGTGTCTTCAATTCAGTTGGCTTTCAGAGCTAAAGTGAGTTGAAGaagaacaacaataaaaaaaaaaaaatgttcaatgacAGCGAGCTGGCGACGCTGCGGAACAGATTCAAGAGAGATGCGGAGCTGCTCATGCAGGCGACGACGTCGGCCGTCGATGGTGAAAAGAGTAAGCTTAAAAATGCTACGCCGGCTAACTACGTTAGCTTCTTGAAGTAGTTCAGTGTGTTGGAACGTTGGAATTGGAAGACGGTAACCGGTTCACGTTCACTCCTCCGTCTGTTCCCGTCAAATGTTTTGTCATTAGAGAAGTAGTTTTAGACACAGTAATATGACACGCTGCTAAcatgagagaagaaaaaaacgttAAGGGGTGCATTAATACAGACATGTACATCTATATTAAAGTCTAATGTTAGTCATTTTAACTTTCTGCCTCTGTCGATGTGTACTGCTGACATGGAAGTAATTTAGTTTGTGGGTTTatgacagtttttgtttttatgcaccGTTTCCCCTCACTGCAATAAACCATGTACATGACACAAAAGGCACAATAATTAGACACCTCTTGCATAGCCCAGTGATCTATTCATCATAAAATGATGAATGAATCATAAAGCGATGAATAGATCACTTTGAATTTATGATGAATAGTTATCTATTCATCATAAAGTGATGAATAGATAACTTTGAATCTATTCATTCAAAGTGATGAATGAATAGATAACTCCCTATTTGGCCTAACAATAGGGAGAGATTCAGGAAGGTTAAATACGTCTCAAGGTGGCTGGCTGCATTTGTAATGCTATAGTAAGCATCTCTAAACATTTTGGGATTATTCCGATTTTGCAAGCAGTGCAATCCTGCCCACAATTCCTTGCAAAGGTTTTCATGCTCCGATTGTGTCACTCCTGACAACCACAAATTTCTAtatgttttattaggatttaacTTGACAGACCaatacaaatgtgtgttttagtgtgaagtagaaggaaaatgatatgGCCCACtcagtactttttaaaactattatttgctaaatagttttttatttttgctctttgttgTTACAAGTAGCTCAAGTTCAGTTGGTTGGATAGTGAGCCTCTGTGTCAATCTTCAAACCTTTCTTTACATTTACCTATGGAATTGGTCTGGACTGTAGTCGGACCATTGAAgcaaatgattttgtttgaccTGAAAATGAAACTTCTTGCGGCTTTCTTTGAACAGTGCTTTCCTTTTAATAGTTGTCCTATTAGGTGGACGATCATCTCGGGAAAATAGTTCAGTAACCTAATCATCCTTAAGCATGTCTTATATAGGCTTTCAGAACAATTCGTTTAAGGGTATCAAAGTAAATCAGATCTTGTACTAATACAGactagttttatttgtaaaatcaaTCAGTGCTTCCCTTTTAATTATGCAGTAAGTCTATGTTGGTCTGAAGCAAAActccagtaaaataaatatattcaggTTTGTTTACACGATGTGAAAACATGTATGAGGTAGAAAAATGCTTATCACATAAAATGACCATTCTCAATTCATCTGACTACCACAATCCTTATCTCAAATTTCAGAGTTAGACCATCTTTCACAGTCTTTTAccaaattttacattaaaaacatgctatCAATTAAATCTTGGTCCTCCACTAGATTGCAGAATGGATGTCACTACTGAATAttacttctttcttttcctgtgttttattattattattattatttttattttttttaggaaagtGGGCAATTTTCTAGCTTTGAAGCTATCACTGGCACAAATCCAGCAAttcataattgttttaattctaaTCAGAAACTTTGTCGACTCTGATATGTGATCTAGAAACTGCTCTCATATATTCCTGTGGGTGATTGACAAGATGTTTTTCAATGGctatacatattttttctaaactttaaaTCTTGGTGCAGCTTATGTTTTTTTAGGCCAGTGAGTTCATTGGGAACTCTGCACAGAGGAGTCCAGCATGCCTAACCATTTCAGCAGCCAAAAACAGGCTCAGAGACGTTTAATCAGCCAGTAAATTATAGAGATTAATAGCTTTCCGAAAGGCAAGATTATCTTCAAGAAACCTATCGGTTTCACCTCAAAAGCTGCTTAAATCTGACAGAAGGAGATTTGCACATTCTGTTAAGGCAAGATAAAGCTCACATTTGCTTGTAAAAGCCATACTATAAGATAAGACACTGTTTCTCGTAGTTTTCCAGTATTTCCTTTTGAGTTTTCATTGATACtgatacttttttaaaattttttacttcCTTTATTTAACTAGGTAAAACCCCATTGAGACCTAGATCTccttttcaagagggacctgggcagaaaTCTGCAACACACAATAACCTGGTTACACaacagtaaagaaaaagaaaagtaaaaaaaataacatatatattctttttgaaagttttgaaGTTCAAGTATACAGCTCTGGTTGGAGGTTTACATCCACTCATCAATTTGAATGTCATATTCTGAGCgtttactgtttattattataaacattaaacgtatagtggcttttatttgtgGTGGCATAATTATACAACAATAATTGAAAGtagattttatgtaattgaGGTTACATCCTCAAAAATTGACATACACCATGtctaatatttgtttaaatgatCCATAACAAGTCACAGAGAACCTAGAGAGTTCTCTGTAGCCATCAGAACGTTTCTGGCAGAATTCTGGTTTTATATTTGACCGACGCTCTGGGGAAAACTACCAACGATCAGTTAAAGTGGTGTGTGCACTGGTACAAACCTGGCTTTAACTGTCTAATCTATAGGTTTTCAATAGGGTAGAGTTAGAGACCACTCCGGAAAATTCATGTTAGCCTTATGGTCCATGTTTATCCTTCCCCAAAGcagttttgatgtgtgtttggaATCCTTGTCTTGATCATCAAAACCAAACTTCGACCAAACTCATCGACATCTGATCAAAGATGTATGATTTGGAGAAAGTTGTCTGTCCTCATTATTCCACCCATAATGTGCAATTCACCAGTCCTGCTGCCAGTGATCAAACCTCACTCCATGATACTACCGCCACCATGCATGACAGTGTGTGCAGTGTTTTTAGGTCGAAACGCCTCAGCCCGACTTCTCCAAGCAATCGTTCTGTTTCTGAGGGTGAGAGTTTGGGTCAGATGGCTGAAACTTGGACACGGAATTAGATTTGCCCACAGAACAATCGTTTTAACAAATTTTGGAGTGAATAAAGAGGGTCAAATGTAATCTTAAAACTTTTCAGGATTTGGGGATCATGCTTACAATAGTGGTCTGTGCCTGGAAACAATCAGTTTAAGTGAGTTTTACCAATTCTGCCAGGAATTACAGAATTATAACAGATGCTTGATGATTACAAAAACCAGCCActtcttaaaaagacatttgGGCAAATATTAGTGTTGTTTGTAAGTACGGTATGTATTTGTAGGAATACTTTTGACCCAAGGTGCATTAGATCCACAAAGGTAAATCCACATtaagttcttgtttttaaaacgtTCTTCTTCTTGTTCCAAGAAGACTGAAGTCTTCTTGGAACAAAATTACTCTCGGATGTATTAAGTTGCTACACTTTTCCAACTTTTGACACATGTCACCTTTCAGGTCAGGAGGAAAAAGATCTGAAGCCCCTCCCTCGCATCAACAAGCACTCCGTTTTCTGGATCGTGGCATCGGTAGCTGTGACTTACTATGCAGATTTCCTGCACGTCATTGTGGAGAACGATGATGTCAAAAGGTAAAACCGATTCCCAAAAATACTTTAGCATAAGTCAAAACCAGATTTAGTAGGCATAAAATTTCTCCCTTTAGCATTGTgagttttaagatatttttaccCAAATCAGAGCAGAAGCATGAAGACATTATGTTATCGCAACTATAGAGACAGTATAGCTTTAAAGTGGTGTAGAtaagtgacaaaaaagcaaGCCCCTTTCCAGATATACTATTTTACATcctaaagcataaataaaagcaatcagTGTTCTTATAATTACTCTGCAATTGTAATACTAAATAAAAAGGACATGATCAAGTCAAAGACTTGTAATATTAGGGTCCTTTATTCACTATGTTTAATAACATGGAATACAATGGTTTTACAATATAGATTACACAGAGAAGTAAACATTTACACATCATGATCAAAGAGGATCAGTTACACAAGGTAATTAACTCATTCAGCATATGTTCATGTACTGCCTaccaggttttttttctattagaaGAGACATTATGCTTTGTGTCCTGTATGTAGCTCTTGACCCTTCAGCTTTACATTTCCTCAAAATATATTCATGTCTCATTTTTGCCAAAGTCCGACTTAGATCATCTCTTGCACTGTGGGGTACTGATTATAATATACGAGTCATTATTAGGAAGGTAATCCCGAATTAGCCATTAAATCTGGTGAAGCTGAGattaaacacagaacaaaattgctaaaaaaaaaaaaaaacgtattaaAGGAGGGTGAGGTTTGAGAACTGGATTGCCAAATCACAGcaaatttaaaatcacaagACAATTTGTCTTATCTTTAGCCTTTCAAAAAGTTTTCTCTGAAGGTAGGTTTACAATTTGGTAAACCACAGTTAATCTCAAACATTATACACCTCTGTCAAACTCAGTAGGACAAAAAATAAGGCgagataaataattttagaaaactgctttcattttgACCTTGTGCAAttcgacaaaaaaaaaaaacaactaccaTACTTGAGGAAAAATGTACAAGAATTGAAAGCTGCAACAACTTGGTTGGATTGGCGTGGAAATCTTTCATGATCTACTTAATTCGTTTAGACATTTGATGTTTTCAAGTTCATCTTGTCATGAGTTACAGTTATCCgattcatttaaaataaggTTAAGTGAACCATGGttggtttttttatgtaaatactcattaaatttttttttagctaaagcCATAGTTTTCAGAAAAGTTCCAAAGGATCTCGTTTTATAAAGGCGTCAACTCACGTGTCAGTCTGTCAAGAAAAGCATTGTGCGTATAACAATGGTACAAAGAAGACAGTCATTAAAAGTTCAGATACAAAATGGGACAGTGACATTACAGAAACTGAATGTTCTTCCCGAACTTATACAAAGATGAGACATGAGCTTGTCAAGCAGACTGCCAGAAAAGGTGTCTGCAACACTGGAGGATCCGAGGAAAGGGATCTGGTTGCAAAAcggcagggaaaaaaaaaaacctaaacaaagaaaaaaacacccagGCTTGGCTGAAATTTCACAAAACCTGGTGACAGAATG from the Xiphophorus maculatus strain JP 163 A chromosome 20, X_maculatus-5.0-male, whole genome shotgun sequence genome contains:
- the lyar gene encoding cell growth-regulating nucleolar protein; translation: MVFFTCNACGESLKKAQVDKHVMKCRGCQVLSCIDCGKDFWGEDYKNHTKCISEDQKYGGKGYEAKANKGDVKQKQWLQRINEAMNKPGVSAKLRDVLYQVSGYENVPRKKAKFQNWIRSSLKISNTGLQEEVWEIIAAADSSPPATQMTKEPADMEADIRVDTNGAEHQEDQSNTEEEKKKKKLNKRERKEARQQKNGKAPKRDEKRTAEEPEKGQAGKQKKKDSKRKHKGDEDQTENGVEEVSKKIKIDDAAESEETEDQAMSQGKFNWKGNIKAVLRESPDQELSVKRLRKKVLAAYYSFAGDRNFKTEDELLALFNKKVTKNPKFRVLKDRVKLLK